The DNA segment caggttggaggctacccagacggaatataaggtgttgttcctccaacctgagtgtggcttcacctttacagtagaggaggccgtggatagacatgtcagaatgggaatgggatgtggaattaaaatgtgtggccactgggagatcctgctttctctggcggacagagcgtagatgttcagcaaagtggtctcccagtctgcttacagtagaggaggccgtggatagacaatgtcagaatgggaatgggatgtggaattaaaattttaatagaacacattttaattccacaccccattcccattctgacatgtctatccacggcctcctctactgtaaagatgaagccacactcaggttggaggaacaacaccttatattccgtctgggtagcctccaacctgatggcatgaatatcgacttctctaacttccgctaggccccacctcccccttgtaccccatctgttacttatttttatgcacacattctttctctcactctcctttttctccctctgtccctctggatatacctcttgcccatcctctgggtcccccccccttgtctttcttcccggacctcctgtcccatgatcctctcgtatccccttttgcctatcacctgtccagctcttggctctatccctccccctcctgtcttctcctatcattttggatctccccctccccctccaactttcaaatcccttactcactctttcttcagttagtcctgaccaagggtctcggcctgaaatgttgactgcacctcttcctacagatgctgcctggcctgctgcgttcaccagcaactttgatgtgtgttgctctagtttCTTATTAAAATTAGATTTCATAACATTTGTTATGAAATGAAATGAGGTTCCTTAAAAATTTTAGAAATAaattccagtgatttttgaaaaggCATCATACAAATGAAGGGGATAAAATTCCACAGCAATGGTGAAATAGAAGATAACTAAGAATGATTGGATAGTTATTTGAGAGAATTAGCACTTGCACTATAGGATAAACAGTATCCTAATATTCTGCACACTTTTGTCATTATGCAATGTACTCAGGCACCAGAATTTACGCTGATACTTTATGAATTCTGGGGGCAAGGCCATACTTGCATTTATATATTTAGTTTTGATAACTGTAAAATAAAATTTGTTGCTGAATGGCACGTACAACTATGACAACAATCAGAGGGAGATTGAACTAAAGCAACAAAAGTTTATACGTTCGCCCCAAAACTGTGCGggtttgctccagtttcctcccacagtccaaagaggtattgattggtaggttaattagtcattgtaaattgttctattattagactaggattaaattggaggattgctgggtgggctggctcaaagggctggaaatgcccattctgcactgtatctcaataattaaaAGTGATGGTTAAATAAGTTTTTAAAGAAAATACTGCCAAATGCTTGCAGATAGAGCAAAATATATTATTTTAATATAAACCAGAAGATTCAAGCCTAAAattataaaacatagaaaatgttGCTCAAGGGGTAGGAAAATCTTTCAAGTAATTCAAGGAGAGTTTGAACTATTTATTACAATGCATTGGTAGAAAATGATAGAAATTATTGGCAAAAATGATGGGTAAGTGGTGAACGACTTACGACTTAAAAAAGCAGAGAGAAAAGGTAGCTCCCCATATTAGGATGCGATCCCCTATTGGTCAGTGAGGGAAGTGGCTGCAGGAGGTTTGGTGGATTGAATGGTTAGATCCAAGGGAAAAGAGCCTCCATTTCCAAAATGACAAGACATTTACctccttcatcctccctccccccataaAGAAGGAATCCTTTGTCTGCAAAGCCTTTGAAGCTGATTGGTTGTTTGACCTCCACTATAGGCGCAGTGTCAGTGATCGACACTGGTTATAACTAATCAGTCTTCAAGAGCTAGGCGGGTAATGCCAGCAGAGAACCAATAAGACGCCGATAAAGGCGGGATTCCAGACGACTATATAAACAGCGAGCGCCCGCCTAAGCGCTTACCAGGCGCCATTTTGTGTACTTCTCCACGTTGACCTTAGCAGTGGTTCTGAAACAAAATATTGTTATTCCTCCTAACAAAAGTAATAAAACTGCAGAATGTCTCGGGATCGTTTCAAGAACCGCACCGGATTCCAGAGGCGAGGTGGTATGAGCCCTCCATTCCGCGGCGGCAACCGCAACAATGCGCCCAACCGCCCCAACGGAGCGGGAAACCCGGTGGAGGCCCCCAAGCAACAGCCAACACCCTCGTCGCAGAGCCAGGTGACAGCTCCGGCGCAGACTCCGCCTCAGAAGTCGTCCGCTCAGGGCTCGCAGAAGTCTCAAGAGCCCGACAAGAAGAACGGCGACGCCGCGACCGCTCAGTCCCCTGGCGCGGCCCGGAGCGGAGGCGGCGAGAGCAAGTCGGCTTACCCGGGCGGCGAGGGCCAGAGCCGGCAGCAGCGTGAGTCGAAGAGCGAGATGGAGAGTCGCCAGGCGCAGGACGTACTGCGGGCCCAGTTATCACTGCTCCGGAAGCCCGGCGAGAAGACCTACACCCAGCGGTGCCGCCTTTTCGTCGGCAACCTGCCGAGCGACATCACCGAGGATGACTTCAAGAAACTATTCGAGAAATATGGCGAACCCGGCGAGGTTTTCATCAACAAAGGCAAGGGGTTTGGCTTCATCCGGCTGGTGAGTGTGGCCCGGGCCCCCTGGCGGTCGGGGTTGGTGGGGCAGGCGCGCTCCGGGAATCGCGTGGGCGTGTTACGTGAACGCGCGCAAGACTCTCCCATAACATGGGGCCGTGCTCCCGATCCTACCAttcactcaccttcccccacaTCTACTAAAAGTTACCCTAATGTCCATTTGATCTGCGATTATTGTAACCGGCTATTGTAGCCATCGTGAAAACTCCTGCTTGCATCGAGCTAGGGCCACCAGAGGTAGCTTGAGAGATCAGGAATTCGTTTAGTGAAATAGCGGGATAGAAGCGGTCCTTTGAGCCTGGTTTGGGATATGCAAGGGATGGTGGGCATCAGGGTTTGAATCCGGGTATCTGGAGCTGGGAGGCACTGCAATTCTAGTTGCCATGCTTGCACCGAGCACCTTTGTAGTAGCATTACTCGCATCACGCCGTATAGCCTTTGCCTTTGAAACATCGCACGGTTGGTTGAGCGAGCAACGTGTGAACTCTAGCTCACCTTGAAGTGAAACCCTGTACTACACCTCCCAAAATGCACAGTACGGGCTGGTCTCATTGGTCCGTGGATGTCGCATTTATCCGTACAGCAGCAAATATCCCTAAGTGTTTGTCATGCAATGTATGACGAAGTTCAAAAAGTTTGTTTGGGCTTGAGGTGTTGACTtaattttcaattttcttttaatTGTGATATTTGTCACTATTAAATGCCATTTTGTGTATATATCAATGCGCACGCAATACTAGGGAACTTTCAAGTCAGAAAGCATTACTGAGGGGAATAGACAGTGGATGTTTGGGTTCTGCTAGACTTCCTGAGTTTTTCCTTTATTCAAAACTTCCAGTATGTGCACCATCTCTAGTGTTAATGTATGCCTCATGTTCCTttaatgaagtttttgtttttttctaaAGGAAAGCAGAACTTTGGCTGAAATAGCCAAAGCTGAACTTGACGATACACCGATGAGAGGCCGGCCACTTCGCATTCGTTTTGCCACTCATTCTGCTGCACTGACTGTCCGCAATCTTTCCCCTTATGTTTCAAATGAATTGCTAGAGGAAGCTTTCTCTCAGTTTGGTCAAGTGGAGAGAGCCATTGTGATTGTCGATGATCGTGGGAGATCAACAGGCAAAGGCATAGTTGAATTTGCTACAAAACCATCTGCACGAAAGGCACTTGACCGATGTAGTGAGGGTGTATTCCTATTAACAGCGTAAGTAGAACTGCTTTTTATGTAAGCTACTTGGTTTGTATTTAAAGCTTAATTTCAAGTGTATTGTTCAATGATATTTTTGTCATCACAATGAGTCCATCTTTTAACACTACATGATTGAAGTCTAGATGTTTCAGCAAACATTTAATAATGGTAAAGACCATCTTCGGTGCAGCTTGGAAGCTTTAAAAAAGAAACTCAAATTTTATTCACTCTCTTTTAGATCTCCTCGTCCAGTAATCGTGGAACCAATGGAACAATATGATGATGAGGATGGCCTTCCAGAGAAACTTGCCCAAAGGAATCCAATGTATCAAAAGTGGGTTTTTAAAATTCAAGTATAATCCTAGTAGTAAAATATAGAAGTTCGTCAGATTTCTTAACTGTCATTCTTTGTTTTTTATGCGCTTTGCATATTATATTTGTTTGAAGTAGTGGAATAATTGATGTGGAATACTATGACTTTTTCTGCAGAGAACGAGAGCATCCTCCTCGTTTTGCTCAGCATGGAACATTTGAGTTTGAATATTCCCAGAGGTGGAAGTCACTTGATGAAATGGAAAAACAGCAAAGAGAGCAAGTTGAAAAGAACATGAGAGAGGCAAGGGATAAGCTGGAAAATGAGATGGAAGATGCATACCATGAACATCAGGCAATGTTGTTGAGGCAGGGTATGTTTGAATTCTGTTTTGATTCAGGGTGTCAACCTGCAACAATTGCAATTCCTTTACTTCCATGGATGTGGTTTGCTCCAGATCCAGCATCTTGTCTACCTGGTTGTTGTGGTATTGAAGAATACCATTCATATTTGGCAATTTCTTACAAAAAGAAAGTAAGACTTTAGTGTACATATTGATATTCTATTGAAGGAGATATTTTCTATGCAGTTACTGTTTTTAGTGTTGTGTATAGAATTTGTAAATGGTCTTTTGTGTGTGAACGAAGATTGAAACATTGTGAAGTGAGATGTGATAATCTTTGCCCTATCAATAGCGTGGATTTGATCCCTAATAATACTTCTGCTAAAATTTGATCTAGATCTCATGCGGCGCCAAGAAGAGCTGCGGCGCATGGAGGAGCTCCACAGCCAAGAAGTTCAGAAGCGCAAACAGCTTGAGTTGAGGTGAGAATTTTAACTCCTAATATGAAACTGTTATTACGTGAGTTTTTTTGTAGGCTTTATTACTCAAACTTATCTAATTATTGAAATTTAACCCCACAATTTGTCCATTCTTCAGGCAAGAGGAAGAACGTCGTAGAAGGGAAGAGGAAATGTTGATGCGGCAAAGAGAAAAAGAGGAGATGATGAGGCGCCAGAGGGAGGAGAACTTCCGCATGGGCTACATGGATCCTGTGAGTTTCCTTATGTCAGTCttggaattattttaaaacaCTGCTCATATGTAGTCACTGGATGTTGAAGTTCATAAATAACAATCATTGTAATAGCACCAGCACTTGTCGAGTTGGGTTGGGCTTTTAGTGCTGTAAAACTCAGCTTCAAATTCTAGATCCTTAGTTTTTCATTTTGTATTAGCTGAGAGTAAAGTTGCCTtttcaaatatattttttttCCCTGGTACCTGTCCTGAAGTCACACTAGATATGACTTGAAGCAACAATTAAGAGTGTGAGATTTGCTTGGTGGTTTCATCTTTATAACGTACCTGAGCATGTCTTCACCCCTTTCCTCTCAATTATAACACTTCATATTGCTGACAACATTCTTAATGCTTTCAGTGATGGTGACAATATCTGTTTAATAGAATACAATTGAATATG comes from the Mobula hypostoma chromosome 26, sMobHyp1.1, whole genome shotgun sequence genome and includes:
- the sfpq gene encoding splicing factor, proline- and glutamine-rich isoform X1, which codes for MSRDRFKNRTGFQRRGGMSPPFRGGNRNNAPNRPNGAGNPVEAPKQQPTPSSQSQVTAPAQTPPQKSSAQGSQKSQEPDKKNGDAATAQSPGAARSGGGESKSAYPGGEGQSRQQRESKSEMESRQAQDVLRAQLSLLRKPGEKTYTQRCRLFVGNLPSDITEDDFKKLFEKYGEPGEVFINKGKGFGFIRLESRTLAEIAKAELDDTPMRGRPLRIRFATHSAALTVRNLSPYVSNELLEEAFSQFGQVERAIVIVDDRGRSTGKGIVEFATKPSARKALDRCSEGVFLLTASPRPVIVEPMEQYDDEDGLPEKLAQRNPMYQKEREHPPRFAQHGTFEFEYSQRWKSLDEMEKQQREQVEKNMREARDKLENEMEDAYHEHQAMLLRQDLMRRQEELRRMEELHSQEVQKRKQLELRQEEERRRREEEMLMRQREKEEMMRRQREENFRMGYMDPREREMRMAGGMTEQYTTANQSFPPMAAMAYEGHSTLSNPGGPSAMTGQMMSTSANTSDMAGRNDRFGQGAPGPMNAQPPRPMGPTGPNFSRGREEYETANKKPRY
- the sfpq gene encoding splicing factor, proline- and glutamine-rich isoform X2 — its product is MSRDRFKNRTGFQRRGGMSPPFRGGNRNNAPNRPNGAGNPVEAPKQQPTPSSQSQVTAPAQTPPQKSSAQGSQKSQEPDKKNGDAATAQSPGAARSGGGESKSAYPGGEGQSRQQRESKSEMESRQAQDVLRAQLSLLRKPGEKTYTQRCRLFVGNLPSDITEDDFKKLFEKYGEPGEVFINKGKGFGFIRLESRTLAEIAKAELDDTPMRGRPLRIRFATHSAALTVRNLSPYVSNELLEEAFSQFGQVERAIVIVDDRGRSTGKGIVEFATKPSARKALDRCSEGVFLLTASPRPVIVEPMEQYDDEDGLPEKLAQRNPMYQKEREHPPRFAQHGTFEFEYSQRWKSLDEMEKQQREQVEKNMREARDKLENEMEDAYHEHQAMLLRQDLMRRQEELRRMEELHSQEVQKRKQLELRQEEERRRREEEMLMRQREKEEMMRRQREENFRMGYMDPREREMRMAGGMTEQYTTANQSFPPMAAMAYEGHSTLSNPGGPSAMTGQMMSTSANTSDMAGAWKELDAC